A part of Dermacentor variabilis isolate Ectoservices chromosome 10, ASM5094787v1, whole genome shotgun sequence genomic DNA contains:
- the LOC142559986 gene encoding uncharacterized protein LOC142559986: MENGHQKGTYFQHVYSVFFVEGQGEENLEQAIAALRPGLIVCSSSGNSMGPAQRLRAEAERDVQVCCLREDVLERVDAVVVPASNGTHVTLTRAALFDNMAAQPDGRYACVAMVRNRTSAAAAAHSDGSGGGVTVVGTVLPACADGWRCNSAVANDKCTSVCRCPFGMHAIEGIWRCSDSSGPSKVELEVLDEFGSHYEDGDRVLVVSRDTLVLRYRYGVSADATLLEQVSGEEPWRRPVSFSSKSAVHRHEGSLVLWEVGRPLAVFVQVTLHSRPPLTKSVMLNLVVVPRLAVGMPCHEDGDCRGVNGLCMERQCRCSFALDANGTCIVVACKSHFQCSHERRHTVCFRSSCQCAHGFRDVDGTCMPIGEYTL; encoded by the exons ATGGAGAATGGACACCAGAAGGGCACTTACTTCCAGCATGTATATTCAG TATTCTTCGTCGAAGGGCAAGGAGAGGAAAACCTGGAGCAAGCGATCGCTGCCCTGCGCCCTGGCCTCATCGTCTGCAGCTCCAGCGGCAACTCCATGGGACCCGCGCAGAGGCTGCGAGCGGAAGCCGAGAGGGACGTGCAG GTGTGCTGTCTGCGTGAAGACGTCCTGGAGCGCGTGGACGCAGTCGTGGTCCCGGCCTCTAACGGCACTCACGTGACACTCACCAGGGCGGCGCTGTTCGACAACATGGCCGCTCAGCCCGACGGACGCTACGCCTGCGTCGCCATGGTTCGAAACCGCACGTCGGCCGCGGCCGCAGCCCATTCGGACGGAAGCGGCGGCGGAGTCACCGTCGTCGGAA CTGTCCTTCCGGCCTGTGCGGATGGCTGGCGTTGCAATTCCGCAGTTGCCAACGACAAATGCACGTCGGTCTGTCGCTGCCCTTTTGGAATGCACGCCATAGAAGGCATATGGAGGTGCAGTGACTCCTCGG GACCTTCCAAAGTTGAGCTCGAAGTCTTGGATGAATTCGGGAGTCATTACGAAGACGGAGACCGCGTTCTGGTGGTGTCACGCGACACTTTAGTCCTGCGTTATCGCTACGGAGTCAGCGCGGACGCAACTTTACTGGAACAG GTCTCCGGGGAGGAGCCGTGGAGGCGCCCCGTGTCCTTCTCGTCCAAGTCCGCGGTCCATCGGCACGAGGGGAGCCTCGTCCTGTGGGAGGTCGGCCGACCGCTGGCAGTGTTCGTGCAGGTGACTCTGCACAGCCGGCCGCCCCTGACCAAGTCCGTTATGCTGAATCTCGTCGTGGTCC CACGCCTCGCTGTCGGCATGCCTTGCCACGAGGACGGCGACTGCCGGGGCGTCAACGGGCTCTGCATGGAACGGCAGTGTCGGTGTTCGTTTGCACTCGACGCCAACGGCACCTGCATTGTTGTCg CTTGCAAGAGTCACTTCCAGTGCTCTCATGAGCGTCGGCACACGGTCTGTTTCCGCAGCTCCTGTCAGTGTGCGCACGGCTTTCGAGACGTTGATGGGACTTGCATGCCTATAGGCGAGTATACGCTGTAG